In the genome of Thermithiobacillus tepidarius DSM 3134, one region contains:
- a CDS encoding DUF2231 domain-containing protein gives MAIIPNWHPVFVHFAVGLLSMAVLFHLLTLLTRSERLRRDWSATARWNLWSGTAFAVLTALTGWYAYNTVAHDTPSHLAMTEHRNWAIATVLIFLVLSVWSVRRHWVRRPIHWPLALALLLAFGALAGTAWRGGELVFRHGLGVMSLPAAGAHEHPGTGEAAAPDADHTDEEGDH, from the coding sequence ATGGCCATCATCCCCAACTGGCATCCCGTCTTCGTCCACTTCGCCGTCGGGCTGCTGAGCATGGCGGTGCTCTTCCATCTGCTGACCCTGCTGACGCGCAGCGAACGGCTGCGCCGCGACTGGTCGGCCACGGCGCGCTGGAACCTGTGGAGCGGCACGGCCTTCGCCGTGCTCACCGCGCTGACCGGCTGGTACGCCTACAACACCGTGGCCCACGACACGCCCTCGCACCTGGCCATGACCGAGCACCGCAACTGGGCCATCGCCACGGTGCTGATCTTCCTGGTGCTCAGCGTCTGGTCCGTGCGCCGCCACTGGGTGCGCCGGCCCATCCACTGGCCGCTCGCCCTGGCCCTGCTGCTCGCTTTCGGCGCATTGGCCGGCACCGCCTGGCGCGGCGGAGAACTGGTGTTCCGCCACGGCCTCGGCGTCATGTCGCTGCCCGCCGCCGGCGCGCATGAGCATCCGGGCACGGGCGAAGCCGCGGCGCCGGATGCCGACCACACCGATGAGGAGGGAGACCACTGA
- a CDS encoding copper resistance protein B, which yields MHNTRNAMRHRLGALLIAALLPAAAQAQETAAEATGTQVPPVMDDAIYSFILIDQLEHQWNQGANSIYWDAQGWVGRDYHKLWIKTEGQSRAARARGEAEVQALYSRLIAPYWDFQAGVRYDTRFGRDDNPSRTFLVVGLQGLAPYWFDVEPALFLSDKGELSARLTAEYDLLFTQRLVLQPRLEVNASARRVEDFELGSGVNNMELGLRLRYEIRREFAPYIGVSWDRKFGGTADFARRAGEEVDNTALVAGLRVWY from the coding sequence ATGCACAACACCCGTAATGCGATGCGCCACCGTCTCGGCGCCCTGCTCATCGCCGCCCTGCTCCCGGCCGCCGCCCAGGCGCAGGAGACGGCGGCCGAGGCCACCGGCACCCAGGTGCCGCCGGTCATGGACGACGCCATCTACAGCTTCATTCTCATCGACCAGCTCGAACACCAGTGGAATCAGGGCGCCAACAGCATCTACTGGGACGCCCAGGGCTGGGTCGGCCGCGACTACCACAAGCTGTGGATCAAGACCGAAGGCCAGAGCCGGGCGGCGCGCGCCCGCGGCGAGGCCGAAGTGCAGGCCCTCTACAGCCGGCTGATCGCACCCTACTGGGACTTCCAGGCCGGCGTGCGCTACGACACCCGCTTCGGCCGCGATGACAATCCCTCGCGCACCTTCCTGGTCGTCGGCCTGCAGGGACTGGCGCCCTACTGGTTCGACGTGGAGCCCGCGCTCTTTTTGAGCGACAAAGGCGAACTGTCCGCGCGCCTGACCGCCGAGTACGACCTACTGTTCACCCAACGGCTGGTCCTCCAGCCGCGCCTGGAGGTGAACGCCTCCGCGCGCCGGGTGGAGGACTTCGAGCTCGGCTCCGGCGTCAACAACATGGAGCTGGGCCTGCGGCTGCGTTACGAGATCCGGCGGGAGTTCGCGCCCTACATCGGCGTGTCCTGGGACCGCAAGTTCGGCGGCACCGCCGATTTCGCCCGGCGCGCCGGCGAGGAGGTGGACAACACCGCCCTCGTCGCCGGCCTGCGGGTGTGGTACTGA
- a CDS encoding copper resistance system multicopper oxidase — protein sequence MHTRRRFLQQVGALGLLAGLERLAPAYAWAEAASPRAQQPRLAGNAFDLFIRRQAYPFGGRAGDAITINGSVPGPLLRFREGETVTLRVHNQLADEDTSIHWHGILVPPDMDGVPGVSFAGIKPGETFVYRYPVRQSGTYWYHSHSGVQEQSGHYGPLIIDPAEPDPVAYDREYVVFLSDWTFEDPHRVLARLKKQSNYYNFQQRTVGDFFRDVARQGLGPALKNRLEWGQMRMDPADILDVTGYTYTYLVNGLAPESNWTGLFRPGEKVRLRFINGSAMTIFDVRIPGLPMTVVQADGQNVRPVTVDEFRISVAETYDVIVEPREDRAYTVFAEPEDRSGFARGTLAPRPGMSAPIPARRRRPLRTMADMGMFGMDHGGHGGDGGMPQGQSSGSMPGMDHGAAATDTRPGQASTPGMDHGDHGGAMPGMTHGAADTARAAGDPAGTLPGDPPVKHGPDHHGPGNAVSPMETKNRLDEPGDGLGHDGRRVLVYTDLRALKPYHDRRAPSRDVELHLTGNMERFMWSFDGKKFSEVKAPIPFHYGERLRLILVNDTMMEHPIHLHGMFMMLENGHGDEGPLKHTINVKPAERLSLLITADEPGRWAFHCHLLYHMEAGMFRVVEVSQPQEAGHAQHP from the coding sequence GCCTGGGCCGAGGCCGCAAGCCCGCGGGCGCAGCAGCCGCGCCTGGCCGGCAATGCCTTCGATCTTTTCATCCGCCGGCAGGCTTACCCCTTCGGCGGCCGCGCCGGCGACGCCATCACCATCAACGGCTCGGTGCCCGGCCCGCTGCTGCGCTTTCGCGAGGGGGAGACGGTCACCCTGCGCGTGCACAACCAGCTCGCCGACGAGGACACCTCCATCCACTGGCACGGCATCCTGGTGCCGCCCGACATGGACGGCGTGCCGGGCGTGAGCTTCGCCGGCATCAAGCCGGGCGAGACCTTCGTCTACCGCTATCCGGTGCGCCAGAGCGGCACCTACTGGTATCACAGCCACTCGGGCGTGCAGGAGCAGAGCGGCCACTACGGGCCGCTGATCATCGACCCGGCCGAACCCGATCCGGTGGCCTACGACCGCGAGTACGTGGTCTTCCTCTCGGACTGGACCTTCGAGGACCCGCACCGGGTGCTGGCGCGGCTCAAGAAGCAGAGCAACTACTACAACTTCCAGCAGCGCACGGTGGGCGACTTCTTCCGCGACGTGGCCAGACAGGGCCTCGGCCCGGCCCTCAAAAACCGACTGGAATGGGGCCAGATGCGCATGGACCCGGCCGACATCCTGGACGTCACCGGCTACACCTACACCTATCTGGTCAACGGGCTGGCGCCCGAATCCAACTGGACCGGGCTCTTCCGCCCCGGGGAAAAGGTGCGGCTGCGCTTCATCAACGGCTCGGCCATGACCATCTTCGACGTGCGCATTCCCGGCCTGCCCATGACCGTGGTGCAGGCGGACGGCCAGAACGTGCGGCCGGTGACCGTGGACGAGTTCCGCATCTCGGTGGCCGAGACCTACGACGTCATCGTCGAGCCGCGGGAAGACCGAGCCTACACCGTCTTCGCCGAGCCCGAGGACCGCAGCGGCTTCGCGCGCGGCACCCTGGCTCCGCGCCCGGGCATGAGCGCGCCCATCCCGGCACGCCGCCGGCGGCCGCTGCGCACCATGGCCGACATGGGCATGTTCGGCATGGATCACGGCGGCCACGGCGGCGATGGCGGGATGCCGCAGGGACAAAGCAGCGGCTCGATGCCGGGCATGGACCACGGCGCGGCCGCGACGGACACGCGCCCAGGCCAGGCATCGACGCCCGGCATGGATCACGGCGACCACGGCGGCGCCATGCCGGGCATGACGCACGGCGCCGCCGATACGGCGCGGGCCGCGGGCGATCCCGCCGGCACCCTGCCCGGCGATCCGCCGGTCAAGCACGGCCCGGACCACCACGGTCCCGGCAACGCCGTGTCGCCCATGGAAACCAAGAACCGCCTCGACGAGCCGGGCGACGGCCTCGGCCACGACGGCCGGCGGGTACTGGTCTACACCGATCTGCGCGCGCTCAAGCCCTACCATGACCGCCGGGCGCCGAGCCGCGACGTGGAGCTGCATCTCACCGGCAACATGGAGCGCTTCATGTGGTCCTTCGACGGCAAGAAGTTCTCCGAGGTGAAGGCGCCGATCCCCTTCCACTACGGCGAGCGCCTGCGCCTCATCCTGGTCAACGACACCATGATGGAGCACCCCATCCACCTGCACGGCATGTTCATGATGCTGGAGAACGGCCACGGCGATGAGGGGCCGCTCAAGCACACCATCAACGTCAAGCCGGCCGAGCGGCTGTCCCTGCTGATCACCGCCGACGAGCCGGGACGCTGGGCGTTCCATTGCCACCTGCTCTACCACATGGAAGCGGGCATGTTCCGCGTCGTGGAAGTATCCCAACCCCAGGAGGCCGGCCATGCACAACACCCGTAA